In Cicer arietinum cultivar CDC Frontier isolate Library 1 chromosome 7, Cicar.CDCFrontier_v2.0, whole genome shotgun sequence, a single window of DNA contains:
- the LOC101489024 gene encoding probable serine/threonine-protein kinase PIX13 isoform X2, with product MGLCFCSLCPSSIPPSSSSFNKPLSSGSTSTVGFSATTSSAGRSQFSEITSGSIEDTTEGSLSFHSPNGEILERPNLKVFSFVDLKSATRNFRPDTLLGEGGFGRVYKGWLDEKNLTPAKPGSGIMVAIKKLNSESTQGFQEWQSEVNFLGRLSHPNLVKLLGYCWDDEELLLVYEFMAKGSLENHLFRRNPNIEPLSWNTRIKIAIGAARGLAFLHDSEKQVIYRDFKASNILLDGSFNAKISDFGLAKLGPSGEQSHVTTRVMGTYGYAAPEYIATGHLYVKSDVYGFGVVLLEMLSGMRALDRTRPPGQQNLVEWGKPLLSNKKKLKNIMDGKIEGQYSQKAAIQAAQLSLKCLENDPKQRPSMKDVLESLEIIEAIQVKSKNHISRHQPPIHHDFFNLK from the exons ATGGGTCTCTGCTTTTGCTCTCTCTGTCCCTCCTCTATACCTCCATCCTCTTCCTCCTTCAACAAACCTCTCTCCTCAG GTTCAACAAGCACTGTTGGATTCTCTGCAACTACAAGCAGTGCTGGAAGGAGTCAATTTTCTGAGATAACAAGTGGAAGCATTGAGGATACAACTGAAGGGTCTCTTTCTTTTCATTCTCCAAATGGTGAAATTCTTGAAAGGCCAAATTTGAAGGTTTTTAGTTTTGTTGACTTGAAATCTGCTACAAGAAATTTCAGACCTGATACATTACTTGGTGAAGGTGGTTTTGGAAGAGTTTATAAAGGTTGGTTGGATGAGAAAAATCTTACTCCTGCTAAACCTGGCTCTGGAATCATGGTTGCCATCAAAAAATTGAACTCTGAAAGTACTCAAGGCTTTCAAGAATGGCAG TCAGAAGTGAACTTTTTAGGAAGGCTTTCTCACCCAAACTTGGTGAAACTATTGGGTTACTGTTGGGATGATGAAGAGCTTCTTCTTGTGTATGAGTTCATGGCAAAGGGTAGTTTGGAGAATCATCTCTTCAGAA GAAATCCTAACATTGAACCACTTTCTTGGAACACAAGAATCAAAATAGCTATTGGTGCAGCTAGGGGTTTGGCTTTCTTGCATGATTCAGAAAAGCAAGTCATTTACAGAGATTTTAAGGCCTCAAATATACTACTTGATGGG AGTTTCAATGCAAAAATTTCAGATTTTGGATTAGCTAAATTGGGGCCTTCAGGGGAACAATCACATGTAACTACGAGGGTGATGGGCACATATGGTTATGCTGCTCCAGAATACATTGCAACAG GGCACTTATATGTGAAGAGTGATGTGTATGGGTTTGGAGTAGTATTGCTAGAAATGCTGTCAGGAATGAGAGCATTGGACAGAACAAGACCACCAGGGCAACAAAACTTAGTTGAATGGGGGAAACCTCTTCTATCAAAtaagaagaaattgaaaaacatAATGGATGGTAAAATAGAAGGACAATACTCACAAAAAGCAGCTATACAAGCAGCACAACTTTCTCTAAAATGCTTAGAAAATGATCCTAAACAACGTCCTTCTATGAAAGATGTACTTGAGTCATTGGAAATTATTGAAGCCATTCAAGTCAAATCCAAAAACCACATTTCTCGTCATCAACCTCCAATTCATCATG atttctTCAATTTGAAGTAA
- the LOC101489561 gene encoding dehydrodolichyl diphosphate synthase CPT3 isoform X1, with the protein MLMMCYTAITIQIKKTLEVWLGTVTRNCYIFQTLYMLCNWGLLVKIDFIMPTFWWLFRYLLTKDWNVILHHILQVYFRVDLQVSSLNTSMQKSAGGITSHLLGGLCCYLRRCIFSVLSVGPLPNHVAFIMDGNRRYARRRNLGEGDGHKAGFSALLSILRYCYELGIKYATVYAFSIDNFRRKPKEVQTVMELMREKIEELLQQESIINEYGVRLHFIGNMQLLTEPVRVAAEKAMRVTAHNQERVLLICVAYTSTDEIVHAVQESCIDKWNEVQTPKEDKVSNGEFTRINTGLKRNGLDLNFHDTCKENAIKGVEGDGEKDALFDQNVEKHSDNYGEAEIALCNGMVEITNERKFKQDEFASIKLVDIEKHMYMAVAPDPDILIRTSGEARLSNFLLWQTSACPLYAPKVLWPEIGLRHLVWGVLNFQRHYFYLEKKKKQF; encoded by the exons ATGTTGATGATGTGTTATACTGCTATTACAATCCAGATAAAGAAGACTTTGGAGGTTTGGTTAGGAACT GTTACAAGAAACTGTTATATTTTTCAGACTCTTTACATGTTGTGCAATTGGGGACTATTGGTAAAAATAGATTTCATCATGCCAACATTTTGGTGGCTATTTAGGTACCTTTTGACAAAAGATTGGAACGTTATCTTACACCATATTCTTCAA GTTTATTTTAGAGTCGATCTACAAGTTTCCTCACTGAACACTTCAATGCAGAAAAGTGCGGGAGGTATTACAAGTCACTTGCTTGGAGGTTTATGTTGTTATCTAAGAAGATGCATATTTTCCGTTTTATCAGTCGGTCCTTTGCCGAATCATGTGGCTTTCATCATGGACGGGAATCGAAGGTATGCGAGGAGGAGAAACTTGGGAGAAGGTGATGGCCATAAGGCTGGTTTTTCAGCTCTCTTGTCCATCCTTAGATACTGTTACGAGTTGGGAATTAAGTATGCAACTGTCTATGCATTCAGCATCGATAACTTCAGAAGGAAGCCTAAAGAGGTTCAAACAGTCATGGAATTGATGCGAGAAAAGATCGAGGAGTTGCTTCAACAAGAAAGCATTATTAACGAATACGGTGTAAGATTACATTTCATTGGAAACATGCAACTATTGACTGAACCTGTCAGGGTTGCTGCAGAAAAGGCAATGAGAGTTACTGCCCACAACCAAGAGAGAGTTCTTTTAATTTGTGTTGCCTATACTTCGACTGATGAGATCGTGCATGCTGTTCAAGAGTCCTGCATAGATAAATGGAATGAAGTTCAAACACCCAAGGAAGATAAAGTTTCCAACGGTGAATTTACAAGAATTAACACTGGCCTTAAAAGAAACGGTCTTGATTTGAATTTTCATGATACATGTAAAGAAAATGCAATCAAAGGAGTGGAAGGTGATGGAGAGAAAGATGCTTTGTTTGATCAAAATGTCGAAAAACATAGTGATAATTACGGTGAAGCTGAAATCGCATTGTGCAATGGGATGGTTGAAATAACTAATGAGAGAAAGTTCAAGCAGGATGAGTTTGCTTCTATAAAACTAGTTGATATTGAGAAACACATGTACATGGCAGTGGCACCTGACCCAGATATCTTGATCCGAACTTCGGGAGAGGCGCGGCTCAGTAATTTTCTTCTTTGGCAGACTAGTGCATGCCCTTTGTATGCACCAAAAGTACTTTGGCCTGAAATTGGTCTGAGACACTTGGTGTGGGGAGTGTTGAACTTTCAGAGACACTATTTTTActtggaaaagaaaaagaaacagtTTTAA
- the LOC101489024 gene encoding probable serine/threonine-protein kinase PIX13 isoform X1, with amino-acid sequence MGLCFCSLCPSSIPPSSSSFNKPLSSGSTSTVGFSATTSSAGRSQFSEITSGSIEDTTEGSLSFHSPNGEILERPNLKVFSFVDLKSATRNFRPDTLLGEGGFGRVYKGWLDEKNLTPAKPGSGIMVAIKKLNSESTQGFQEWQSEVNFLGRLSHPNLVKLLGYCWDDEELLLVYEFMAKGSLENHLFRRNPNIEPLSWNTRIKIAIGAARGLAFLHDSEKQVIYRDFKASNILLDGSFNAKISDFGLAKLGPSGEQSHVTTRVMGTYGYAAPEYIATGHLYVKSDVYGFGVVLLEMLSGMRALDRTRPPGQQNLVEWGKPLLSNKKKLKNIMDGKIEGQYSQKAAIQAAQLSLKCLENDPKQRPSMKDVLESLEIIEAIQVKSKNHISRHQPPIHHGIARHRVVKV; translated from the exons ATGGGTCTCTGCTTTTGCTCTCTCTGTCCCTCCTCTATACCTCCATCCTCTTCCTCCTTCAACAAACCTCTCTCCTCAG GTTCAACAAGCACTGTTGGATTCTCTGCAACTACAAGCAGTGCTGGAAGGAGTCAATTTTCTGAGATAACAAGTGGAAGCATTGAGGATACAACTGAAGGGTCTCTTTCTTTTCATTCTCCAAATGGTGAAATTCTTGAAAGGCCAAATTTGAAGGTTTTTAGTTTTGTTGACTTGAAATCTGCTACAAGAAATTTCAGACCTGATACATTACTTGGTGAAGGTGGTTTTGGAAGAGTTTATAAAGGTTGGTTGGATGAGAAAAATCTTACTCCTGCTAAACCTGGCTCTGGAATCATGGTTGCCATCAAAAAATTGAACTCTGAAAGTACTCAAGGCTTTCAAGAATGGCAG TCAGAAGTGAACTTTTTAGGAAGGCTTTCTCACCCAAACTTGGTGAAACTATTGGGTTACTGTTGGGATGATGAAGAGCTTCTTCTTGTGTATGAGTTCATGGCAAAGGGTAGTTTGGAGAATCATCTCTTCAGAA GAAATCCTAACATTGAACCACTTTCTTGGAACACAAGAATCAAAATAGCTATTGGTGCAGCTAGGGGTTTGGCTTTCTTGCATGATTCAGAAAAGCAAGTCATTTACAGAGATTTTAAGGCCTCAAATATACTACTTGATGGG AGTTTCAATGCAAAAATTTCAGATTTTGGATTAGCTAAATTGGGGCCTTCAGGGGAACAATCACATGTAACTACGAGGGTGATGGGCACATATGGTTATGCTGCTCCAGAATACATTGCAACAG GGCACTTATATGTGAAGAGTGATGTGTATGGGTTTGGAGTAGTATTGCTAGAAATGCTGTCAGGAATGAGAGCATTGGACAGAACAAGACCACCAGGGCAACAAAACTTAGTTGAATGGGGGAAACCTCTTCTATCAAAtaagaagaaattgaaaaacatAATGGATGGTAAAATAGAAGGACAATACTCACAAAAAGCAGCTATACAAGCAGCACAACTTTCTCTAAAATGCTTAGAAAATGATCCTAAACAACGTCCTTCTATGAAAGATGTACTTGAGTCATTGGAAATTATTGAAGCCATTCAAGTCAAATCCAAAAACCACATTTCTCGTCATCAACCTCCAATTCATCATGGTATTGCTAGACACAGAGttgtaaaagtttaa
- the LOC101489561 gene encoding dehydrodolichyl diphosphate synthase CPT3 isoform X2 gives MQKSAGGITSHLLGGLCCYLRRCIFSVLSVGPLPNHVAFIMDGNRRYARRRNLGEGDGHKAGFSALLSILRYCYELGIKYATVYAFSIDNFRRKPKEVQTVMELMREKIEELLQQESIINEYGVRLHFIGNMQLLTEPVRVAAEKAMRVTAHNQERVLLICVAYTSTDEIVHAVQESCIDKWNEVQTPKEDKVSNGEFTRINTGLKRNGLDLNFHDTCKENAIKGVEGDGEKDALFDQNVEKHSDNYGEAEIALCNGMVEITNERKFKQDEFASIKLVDIEKHMYMAVAPDPDILIRTSGEARLSNFLLWQTSACPLYAPKVLWPEIGLRHLVWGVLNFQRHYFYLEKKKKQF, from the coding sequence ATGCAGAAAAGTGCGGGAGGTATTACAAGTCACTTGCTTGGAGGTTTATGTTGTTATCTAAGAAGATGCATATTTTCCGTTTTATCAGTCGGTCCTTTGCCGAATCATGTGGCTTTCATCATGGACGGGAATCGAAGGTATGCGAGGAGGAGAAACTTGGGAGAAGGTGATGGCCATAAGGCTGGTTTTTCAGCTCTCTTGTCCATCCTTAGATACTGTTACGAGTTGGGAATTAAGTATGCAACTGTCTATGCATTCAGCATCGATAACTTCAGAAGGAAGCCTAAAGAGGTTCAAACAGTCATGGAATTGATGCGAGAAAAGATCGAGGAGTTGCTTCAACAAGAAAGCATTATTAACGAATACGGTGTAAGATTACATTTCATTGGAAACATGCAACTATTGACTGAACCTGTCAGGGTTGCTGCAGAAAAGGCAATGAGAGTTACTGCCCACAACCAAGAGAGAGTTCTTTTAATTTGTGTTGCCTATACTTCGACTGATGAGATCGTGCATGCTGTTCAAGAGTCCTGCATAGATAAATGGAATGAAGTTCAAACACCCAAGGAAGATAAAGTTTCCAACGGTGAATTTACAAGAATTAACACTGGCCTTAAAAGAAACGGTCTTGATTTGAATTTTCATGATACATGTAAAGAAAATGCAATCAAAGGAGTGGAAGGTGATGGAGAGAAAGATGCTTTGTTTGATCAAAATGTCGAAAAACATAGTGATAATTACGGTGAAGCTGAAATCGCATTGTGCAATGGGATGGTTGAAATAACTAATGAGAGAAAGTTCAAGCAGGATGAGTTTGCTTCTATAAAACTAGTTGATATTGAGAAACACATGTACATGGCAGTGGCACCTGACCCAGATATCTTGATCCGAACTTCGGGAGAGGCGCGGCTCAGTAATTTTCTTCTTTGGCAGACTAGTGCATGCCCTTTGTATGCACCAAAAGTACTTTGGCCTGAAATTGGTCTGAGACACTTGGTGTGGGGAGTGTTGAACTTTCAGAGACACTATTTTTActtggaaaagaaaaagaaacagtTTTAA
- the LOC101489024 gene encoding probable serine/threonine-protein kinase PIX13 isoform X3 encodes MGLCFCSLCPSSIPPSSSSFNKPLSSGSTSTVGFSATTSSAGRSQFSEITSGSIEDTTEGSLSFHSPNGEILERPNLKVFSFVDLKSATRNFRPDTLLGEGGFGRVYKGWLDEKNLTPAKPGSGIMVAIKKLNSESTQGFQEWQSEVNFLGRLSHPNLVKLLGYCWDDEELLLVYEFMAKGSLENHLFRRNPNIEPLSWNTRIKIAIGAARGLAFLHDSEKQVIYRDFKASNILLDGSFNAKISDFGLAKLGPSGEQSHVTTRVMGTYGYAAPEYIATGHLYVKSDVYGFGVVLLEMLSGMRALDRTRPPGQQNLVEWGKPLLSNKKKLKNIMDGKIEGQYSQKAAIQAAQLSLKCLENDPKQRPSMKDVLESLEIIEAIQVKSKNHISRHQPPIHHATSW; translated from the exons ATGGGTCTCTGCTTTTGCTCTCTCTGTCCCTCCTCTATACCTCCATCCTCTTCCTCCTTCAACAAACCTCTCTCCTCAG GTTCAACAAGCACTGTTGGATTCTCTGCAACTACAAGCAGTGCTGGAAGGAGTCAATTTTCTGAGATAACAAGTGGAAGCATTGAGGATACAACTGAAGGGTCTCTTTCTTTTCATTCTCCAAATGGTGAAATTCTTGAAAGGCCAAATTTGAAGGTTTTTAGTTTTGTTGACTTGAAATCTGCTACAAGAAATTTCAGACCTGATACATTACTTGGTGAAGGTGGTTTTGGAAGAGTTTATAAAGGTTGGTTGGATGAGAAAAATCTTACTCCTGCTAAACCTGGCTCTGGAATCATGGTTGCCATCAAAAAATTGAACTCTGAAAGTACTCAAGGCTTTCAAGAATGGCAG TCAGAAGTGAACTTTTTAGGAAGGCTTTCTCACCCAAACTTGGTGAAACTATTGGGTTACTGTTGGGATGATGAAGAGCTTCTTCTTGTGTATGAGTTCATGGCAAAGGGTAGTTTGGAGAATCATCTCTTCAGAA GAAATCCTAACATTGAACCACTTTCTTGGAACACAAGAATCAAAATAGCTATTGGTGCAGCTAGGGGTTTGGCTTTCTTGCATGATTCAGAAAAGCAAGTCATTTACAGAGATTTTAAGGCCTCAAATATACTACTTGATGGG AGTTTCAATGCAAAAATTTCAGATTTTGGATTAGCTAAATTGGGGCCTTCAGGGGAACAATCACATGTAACTACGAGGGTGATGGGCACATATGGTTATGCTGCTCCAGAATACATTGCAACAG GGCACTTATATGTGAAGAGTGATGTGTATGGGTTTGGAGTAGTATTGCTAGAAATGCTGTCAGGAATGAGAGCATTGGACAGAACAAGACCACCAGGGCAACAAAACTTAGTTGAATGGGGGAAACCTCTTCTATCAAAtaagaagaaattgaaaaacatAATGGATGGTAAAATAGAAGGACAATACTCACAAAAAGCAGCTATACAAGCAGCACAACTTTCTCTAAAATGCTTAGAAAATGATCCTAAACAACGTCCTTCTATGAAAGATGTACTTGAGTCATTGGAAATTATTGAAGCCATTCAAGTCAAATCCAAAAACCACATTTCTCGTCATCAACCTCCAATTCATCATG CGACATCATGGTGA